The Halanaerobium praevalens DSM 2228 genome contains a region encoding:
- the nagE gene encoding N-acetylglucosamine-specific PTS transporter subunit IIBC: MKKVFSNLQKIGKSLMLPIAVLPAAALLLRLGAGDVLDIPFVMAAGAAIFDNLALLFGIGVAVGIAHDSSGAAGLAGAVSYFILTNATQAINGDINMGVLAGIIGGLLAGFLYNRYHDIELPDFLGFFGGKRFVPIVTGAASVLLAGLFGYIWPPIQNVIQLTGEWIINAGPIGVFVYGFLNRLLIPLGLHHVLNSFIWFVFGEFTTAAGEVVTGDLSRFFAGDPSAGFFMSGFFPMMMFGLPAAALAMYHAAKPENKKAVSGIFLSVGLTAFLTGITEPIEFAFMFLAPVLYVIHAILTGLSMVVTYILGIQHGFGFSAGAIDYFLNYGLATKPILIIPLGIAAFAIYYSLFRFVIEKFDIATPGRVEGEAETNNMSVMPDSQSESEQSTTNTKNKTKAAQYIEALGGAENIERVDSCITRLRLEVKNSDNLDEAKLKELGASGVMKANKSNAQVVVGTKAELIAEQIKKELNS; this comes from the coding sequence ATGAAAAAAGTATTTTCTAATTTGCAAAAGATAGGTAAATCTTTAATGCTGCCAATTGCTGTTTTACCAGCAGCTGCTTTGCTACTTAGACTTGGTGCTGGTGATGTTTTGGATATTCCTTTTGTGATGGCCGCTGGGGCTGCAATTTTTGATAATTTAGCTTTATTGTTTGGAATTGGAGTTGCAGTTGGAATTGCCCATGATAGTTCTGGAGCAGCTGGTTTGGCTGGAGCAGTAAGTTATTTTATTTTAACTAATGCAACCCAAGCTATTAATGGCGATATAAATATGGGAGTTTTAGCTGGTATTATCGGTGGTCTTTTGGCTGGATTTTTATATAATCGTTATCATGATATTGAATTACCTGATTTTTTAGGATTTTTTGGTGGTAAACGTTTTGTACCAATTGTAACAGGAGCTGCAAGTGTTTTATTGGCTGGTTTATTTGGTTATATTTGGCCTCCAATTCAAAATGTAATTCAGCTAACAGGAGAATGGATTATTAATGCAGGTCCAATCGGTGTTTTTGTATATGGATTTTTAAATAGATTACTAATTCCTCTTGGTTTACATCATGTTTTAAATAGTTTTATTTGGTTTGTCTTTGGCGAATTTACTACCGCAGCAGGAGAGGTTGTTACAGGAGATTTATCTCGCTTTTTTGCTGGAGATCCTTCAGCTGGATTTTTCATGTCAGGCTTTTTCCCAATGATGATGTTTGGTCTGCCAGCAGCAGCCTTAGCAATGTATCATGCAGCTAAACCGGAAAACAAAAAAGCTGTTAGTGGTATTTTCTTAAGTGTTGGTTTAACTGCCTTTTTAACTGGAATTACAGAGCCGATCGAATTTGCATTTATGTTTTTAGCACCAGTTTTATATGTTATTCATGCTATTTTAACTGGTTTATCAATGGTTGTAACTTATATTTTAGGTATTCAACATGGTTTTGGTTTTTCAGCTGGGGCAATTGATTACTTTTTAAATTATGGTTTAGCTACAAAACCAATCTTAATTATTCCTTTAGGAATTGCAGCTTTTGCTATTTATTATTCTCTTTTCCGTTTTGTAATTGAAAAATTTGATATTGCAACTCCTGGCCGGGTAGAAGGAGAAGCTGAAACTAACAATATGAGTGTAATGCCTGATTCGCAGTCAGAATCTGAGCAGTCTACAACCAATACAAAGAATAAGACAAAAGCAGCCCAATATATTGAAGCTTTAGGTGGAGCTGAAAATATTGAAAGAGTTGATTCTTGTATTACTAGATTAAGACTAGAGGTGAAAAATTCAGATAATTTAGATGAAGCTAAATTAAAAGAATTGGGAGCTTCTGGAGTTATGAAAGCTAATAAGTCTAATGCTCAAGTTGTAGTTGGAACTAAAGCAGAACTAATAGCTGAACAAATAAAAAAAGAATTAAATAGTTAA
- a CDS encoding urocanate hydratase has product MKFDVAKAMKIKLAKELPAKTEFKKGIRRAPKRELNLSQEEIELALKNALRYIPNELHEKLAPEFMEELLTHGRIYGYRYRPQGEIKAKPITEYQGQTLEGKALQLMIDNNLDFEVALYPYELVTYGETGQVCQNWMQYRLLKKYLQKMTHDQTLVVQSGHPLGLFPSKPGAPRVISTNGLMVGMYDDLENFNRAAALGVANYGQMTAGGWMYIGPQGIVHGTYTTLLNAGRKFLGNDQSEDLSGQLYITSGLGGMSGAQAKAVEIAGGIGVIAEVDESRIQTRHEQGWVGEVSADLDEIFALVKQHKKSGEEISIAYHGNIVDLLEYVVENKIEVDLLSDQTSCHEPYTGGYSPVGYTFAEGRKLLNNQPAEFRKAVDQSLTKHYQLISKLVDRGAYFFDYGNSFMKAIYDAGVKEIAKNPENPSQGFIFPSYVEDVMGPICFDYGYGPFRWVCLSGEDEDLRTTDQAAMACIDPERRSQDYDNYQWISDAEENELVVGSKARILYADGPGRVKIALRFNKLIREGKLGPVMLGRDHHDVSGTDSPFRETANIKDGSNVMAEMSIHCFAGNCARGMTLAVESNGGGVGIGKAFNGGFGLVLDGSKRVDNIIKSALDWDVHSGVARRAWARNEHAIETMVDWNQRNHGTGQVTLPYQPEENLIKKTVAKSLAKYNN; this is encoded by the coding sequence ATGAAATTTGATGTTGCTAAAGCAATGAAAATTAAATTAGCAAAAGAGTTACCAGCAAAAACTGAGTTTAAAAAAGGAATTAGAAGGGCTCCCAAAAGAGAATTAAATTTAAGCCAAGAGGAAATAGAGCTTGCTTTAAAAAATGCTTTGCGTTACATACCGAATGAATTACATGAAAAATTAGCACCTGAATTTATGGAAGAATTACTGACACATGGTAGAATTTATGGATATCGATATCGTCCTCAAGGAGAAATTAAGGCTAAACCAATAACAGAGTATCAAGGTCAGACCTTAGAGGGTAAAGCTTTACAATTAATGATTGATAATAATTTAGATTTTGAGGTAGCATTATATCCCTATGAATTAGTAACTTATGGAGAAACAGGACAGGTTTGTCAAAACTGGATGCAGTATCGATTGTTGAAAAAATACTTACAGAAAATGACACATGATCAAACACTAGTAGTTCAGTCTGGTCATCCTTTAGGACTTTTTCCATCTAAGCCAGGTGCTCCTAGAGTGATTTCTACTAATGGTTTAATGGTTGGTATGTATGATGATTTGGAAAACTTTAATCGAGCAGCAGCTTTAGGTGTTGCTAATTATGGTCAGATGACAGCAGGTGGTTGGATGTATATTGGACCACAGGGAATTGTACATGGAACTTATACTACTTTGCTTAATGCTGGGCGTAAATTTTTGGGAAATGATCAGTCTGAGGATTTATCTGGTCAATTATATATTACTTCTGGTTTAGGAGGAATGAGTGGAGCCCAAGCTAAAGCAGTAGAGATTGCTGGTGGAATTGGGGTAATTGCCGAAGTGGATGAATCTAGGATTCAGACCAGACATGAGCAGGGCTGGGTTGGTGAAGTATCAGCTGATTTAGATGAAATATTTGCTTTGGTAAAGCAGCATAAAAAAAGTGGAGAAGAAATTTCGATAGCATATCATGGTAATATAGTAGATCTTTTAGAGTATGTTGTGGAAAATAAAATAGAGGTTGATCTTTTATCAGATCAAACTTCATGTCATGAGCCATATACAGGTGGCTATAGTCCTGTTGGTTATACATTTGCAGAAGGACGTAAATTACTTAATAATCAGCCAGCTGAATTTAGAAAAGCTGTTGATCAATCATTAACTAAACATTATCAATTAATTAGTAAATTAGTTGATCGAGGTGCATATTTCTTTGATTATGGTAATAGTTTTATGAAAGCTATTTATGATGCAGGAGTTAAAGAAATTGCTAAAAATCCTGAAAATCCAAGTCAAGGCTTTATTTTTCCTTCCTATGTTGAAGATGTAATGGGGCCAATTTGTTTTGATTATGGTTATGGACCTTTCCGCTGGGTCTGCTTAAGTGGTGAAGATGAAGATTTAAGGACTACAGATCAAGCAGCAATGGCTTGTATAGATCCAGAGCGGAGATCACAAGATTACGATAATTATCAGTGGATTTCTGATGCAGAAGAAAATGAGTTAGTTGTGGGATCAAAAGCTAGAATTCTCTATGCAGATGGCCCAGGACGTGTTAAAATTGCCTTAAGGTTTAATAAACTAATTAGAGAAGGAAAATTAGGACCTGTGATGTTAGGAAGAGATCACCATGATGTCAGTGGTACAGATTCTCCATTTAGAGAAACTGCTAATATTAAAGATGGAAGTAATGTAATGGCTGAAATGTCAATTCATTGTTTTGCTGGTAATTGTGCTCGTGGAATGACTCTAGCAGTAGAAAGTAATGGTGGTGGAGTTGGAATTGGTAAAGCTTTTAATGGTGGTTTTGGTTTAGTACTTGATGGTAGTAAAAGGGTAGATAATATTATCAAATCAGCCCTTGACTGGGATGTTCACAGTGGTGTTGCTCGTAGAGCCTGGGCCAGAAATGAACATGCAATTGAAACTATGGTAGACTGGAATCAAAGAAACCATGGTACAGGTCAGGTAACTCTTCCTTATCAGCCAGAAGAAAATTTAATTAAAAAAACAGTAGCAAAATCACTTGCAAAATATAATAATTAA
- a CDS encoding SIR2 family NAD-dependent protein deacylase, translating to MNQYQKAAALIKNSKHTTVFTGAGVSVESGVPPFRGENGLWNEYDPKILDLRNFYKSPEASWVIIKEIFYDYFGKAEPNKAHQVIARLEKDGHLETVITQNIDNLHQEAGSQNVLEFHGNSRFLICNECGKRYKLTKELLSELPPKCKTCGEVLKPDFVFFGEAIPEEEEKLSFAEAEKADLFILIGTTGEIQPASLIPVVAKSKGAKILEINIEKSNFTDDITDLFIQAKATEALAKIESEFYA from the coding sequence ATGAATCAATATCAAAAAGCTGCTGCCCTGATTAAAAACTCAAAACATACAACAGTTTTTACTGGAGCAGGTGTTTCTGTAGAAAGTGGAGTTCCACCTTTTAGAGGTGAAAATGGACTTTGGAATGAATATGATCCTAAAATTTTAGATTTAAGAAATTTTTATAAATCACCTGAAGCTAGTTGGGTGATAATTAAAGAAATCTTTTATGATTATTTTGGTAAAGCAGAACCAAATAAAGCACATCAGGTTATTGCCCGTTTAGAAAAAGATGGACATTTAGAAACTGTTATTACTCAAAATATAGATAATCTGCATCAGGAGGCAGGTAGTCAGAATGTTTTAGAGTTTCATGGTAATTCTAGATTTTTAATTTGTAATGAATGTGGAAAAAGATATAAGTTAACTAAAGAATTGTTGTCAGAACTACCACCAAAATGTAAAACATGTGGAGAAGTACTTAAACCTGATTTTGTATTTTTTGGGGAAGCAATTCCCGAAGAAGAAGAGAAATTATCTTTTGCTGAAGCAGAAAAAGCAGATTTGTTTATTCTAATTGGCACAACTGGTGAAATTCAGCCAGCATCTTTAATTCCTGTTGTTGCCAAAAGCAAAGGTGCAAAAATATTAGAAATAAATATCGAAAAGTCTAATTTTACAGATGATATTACAGATTTATTTATCCAGGCCAAAGCAACTGAAGCCTTAGCTAAGATTGAGTCAGAATTTTATGCTTAA
- a CDS encoding MBL fold metallo-hydrolase — MIIIKVKWLGNSSLLIEDQKKIVIDPSFKIETDFKADLVLITHEHADHINPEDLEQITKAETEIYAPQSVYDKFDFEGEVIKAGDQLEAEIKVLGVDCHNSKEAVAYFYKGLYHTADASDYPDPEAKIELLFTACFNDQFSNYLEKAIKLNPTMAVPYHYDPEQRQELLQAKGLSSKFEQIGCNSKILELGEEIELAI; from the coding sequence ATGATTATTATCAAAGTTAAGTGGTTAGGAAATTCGTCTTTATTAATTGAAGATCAGAAAAAAATTGTAATTGACCCTAGTTTTAAGATTGAAACAGATTTTAAAGCAGATTTGGTTTTGATTACTCATGAACATGCTGATCATATTAATCCAGAAGATTTAGAGCAGATAACTAAGGCAGAAACTGAAATTTATGCTCCTCAATCTGTTTATGATAAATTTGATTTTGAAGGAGAAGTTATTAAAGCAGGTGATCAATTAGAAGCAGAGATTAAAGTTTTAGGAGTGGATTGTCATAATTCTAAAGAAGCTGTAGCTTATTTTTATAAAGGACTATATCATACAGCTGATGCTTCTGATTACCCAGATCCAGAAGCTAAAATTGAATTGCTTTTTACAGCTTGTTTTAATGATCAGTTCTCAAATTATTTAGAAAAAGCAATAAAGCTAAATCCAACTATGGCAGTTCCTTATCATTATGATCCTGAGCAAAGACAGGAGCTATTACAGGCCAAGGGTTTATCAAGTAAGTTTGAGCAGATTGGTTGTAATTCAAAAATCTTAGAGCTGGGCGAAGAAATTGAGCTAGCAATTTAA
- a CDS encoding BglG family transcription antiterminator, with product MSVREKYKVKKIFNNNVILAEKNKNQQEFILLGNGIGFATKKGDVFAKEDYQIEKEFVPLTGEKRNNYFQLLEEVDSKIIQATEQIITMINQELNKDINQYIRIGLTDHIAFTLKRIREGLEITNPFLVETRTLYKKEFQLAKKSVEILETTFKIKIPEAEIGFIAFHIHGAINNSEVSKTVKNTSIIKDLVAKVELELDQKLEYDSLNYARLVNHLRFALERIESRENNNNPLLDNIKKDFKETYKIAGKLAEIIEKRFDYKVPEDEKGYLALHLQRLKRDFN from the coding sequence ATGTCTGTTAGAGAAAAATATAAAGTTAAAAAGATATTTAATAATAATGTCATTCTAGCAGAAAAAAATAAAAATCAGCAGGAATTTATTTTGCTGGGAAATGGAATTGGTTTTGCTACTAAAAAAGGTGATGTTTTTGCTAAAGAAGACTATCAGATAGAAAAAGAATTTGTTCCCTTAACAGGCGAAAAAAGAAATAATTATTTTCAATTGTTAGAGGAAGTTGATAGTAAAATTATTCAGGCAACTGAGCAAATAATTACAATGATTAACCAAGAACTAAATAAAGATATTAATCAATATATTCGAATTGGTTTAACTGATCATATTGCTTTTACTTTAAAAAGAATAAGAGAAGGTTTAGAAATAACAAATCCATTTTTAGTTGAAACAAGAACTCTTTATAAAAAAGAATTTCAACTAGCCAAAAAATCTGTTGAGATTCTGGAAACTACATTTAAAATTAAAATTCCAGAAGCGGAAATTGGTTTTATAGCTTTTCATATTCATGGAGCAATAAATAATAGTGAAGTTTCTAAAACAGTTAAAAACACTTCAATTATCAAAGATTTAGTTGCTAAGGTAGAATTGGAATTAGATCAAAAATTAGAGTATGATAGTCTAAATTATGCTCGTTTAGTTAATCATTTACGTTTTGCTTTAGAAAGAATTGAAAGTCGGGAAAATAATAATAATCCTCTTTTAGATAATATTAAAAAAGATTTTAAAGAAACATATAAAATTGCTGGTAAATTAGCAGAAATAATTGAAAAAAGATTTGATTATAAAGTACCAGAAGATGAAAAAGGGTATTTAGCCTTACATTTACAGCGCTTAAAAAGGGATTTTAATTAG
- a CDS encoding glucose-1-phosphate adenylyltransferase has product MKTLALILAGGRGTRLDILSTHRAKPSVPFAGKFRLIDFALSNCVNSGIYNVGVLTQYLPLSLNNHIGIGKPWDLDRRMGGVTILQPFRGKPGVTGWYEGTAHAIYKNISFIRDKAPEDVVILSGDHVYEMDYGEMVEYHRQKGADLTIAAQPVPYEDANRFGILDYNEEMKITDFVEKPENPPSNLASMGIYVFKKEVLLDVLEKYCTEEDSDFGHHIIPPMIEKEGVYLYEFDDYWKDVGTLAAYWESSLELTDPIPSLNLYNEEWKLHTRSEERPPVKFGEKACASKSLVSNGSIVNGVVENSIISPGVYIEEGAVVKDSIIFNDTIIRSNSVIEKAIIDTEVEVMANSRIGYGDDYTPNKDKPELLSNGLNVIAKRATIPEGTTIARNCRVFSYVGVDDFETKEIESGSTITSEIGEKVAAGDEMHVRELNT; this is encoded by the coding sequence ATGAAGACATTAGCATTAATTTTAGCAGGCGGAAGAGGAACTAGACTAGATATTTTATCGACTCATAGAGCAAAACCTAGTGTCCCTTTTGCTGGTAAATTTAGACTTATCGATTTTGCCTTAAGTAATTGTGTTAATTCTGGGATTTATAATGTAGGAGTTTTAACTCAATATTTACCTCTTTCCTTAAATAACCATATAGGAATTGGTAAACCTTGGGATTTAGATCGGAGAATGGGTGGAGTTACAATTCTCCAGCCTTTTAGAGGTAAACCAGGAGTTACAGGTTGGTATGAAGGAACAGCTCATGCTATTTATAAGAATATAAGTTTTATTAGAGATAAAGCTCCAGAAGATGTAGTTATTTTATCTGGAGATCATGTTTATGAAATGGATTATGGAGAAATGGTAGAATATCACCGTCAAAAAGGAGCAGATTTAACAATTGCTGCCCAACCTGTTCCTTATGAAGATGCTAATCGTTTTGGTATTTTAGATTATAATGAGGAAATGAAAATAACAGATTTTGTTGAAAAACCTGAAAATCCTCCCAGTAATCTGGCTTCAATGGGTATTTATGTTTTCAAAAAAGAAGTTTTATTAGATGTTTTAGAAAAATATTGTACAGAAGAGGATTCTGATTTTGGTCATCATATTATACCACCAATGATTGAAAAAGAAGGAGTTTATCTTTATGAATTTGATGACTATTGGAAAGATGTTGGAACTTTAGCAGCATATTGGGAAAGCAGTTTAGAATTGACTGATCCAATTCCAAGCTTAAATTTATATAATGAAGAATGGAAGCTGCATACTAGAAGTGAAGAAAGACCCCCAGTTAAGTTTGGTGAAAAAGCTTGTGCTTCTAAAAGTTTAGTTTCTAATGGTTCAATAGTGAATGGAGTTGTAGAAAATTCTATTATTAGTCCTGGAGTTTATATTGAAGAAGGGGCAGTAGTAAAAGACTCTATTATCTTTAATGATACTATTATTAGAAGCAATTCGGTGATTGAAAAGGCTATAATTGATACAGAAGTAGAAGTTATGGCAAATTCTCGAATTGGTTATGGTGATGATTATACGCCAAATAAAGATAAACCTGAACTTTTAAGCAATGGTTTAAATGTAATAGCCAAAAGAGCTACAATACCGGAAGGAACAACAATTGCTAGAAATTGTCGTGTTTTCTCTTATGTTGGAGTTGATGACTTTGAAACTAAAGAAATTGAAAGTGGTAGTACAATTACCTCTGAAATTGGAGAAAAAGTTGCTGCTGGAGATGAAATGCATGTCAGAGAATTAAATACTTAA